CACCACCGAACCGACAGTTGCCGCGAATGTCGTCGATACCTCCGTGGACGAACTACTCGACCGGCTCAACTCCGCCAACCTGGGAGGAATCGAGGTTGGCGATCAGTTCCGCTTCACGGGCGAACTCTTCGCGTCCGAGTATTGGTACACGGGAGCCACAGGCGACTACGTCGTCATGTTCAAGGCGCACGATGGCGCCGATGATCTCTTCGTACTTCTCGATGAGTCCACGGCGGCAGGTTGGACCGACGGCATGCGCATCGAGATGGTCGTAGAGAACGTCGAAGTCGAGCTCAATGGTGAAACGAGCGACGGTTGGCTGCGGACCGTGTCCGCAGCACCGGTCGGCTAGCAGGGCGGTGCGGGGTTAGCAGGTTCGCGAGGGCCCGATCGACTCCCATGCCGCGCGGACTGCGGGCGACGTCGTTGCCCCGAAGTAGGCTGACTCACGGC
This region of Microbacterium thalassium genomic DNA includes:
- a CDS encoding PASTA domain-containing protein; this encodes MNALRIAPAAASLLLVLALAACGSGEPAVMPEVVGKQLDVAKSDIERAGFGDDIEVVGGGIFGVLDDSNWVVCEQEPAAGADVAAPRLVVDRECVSTEESAGPEATPTEPTAEPTTEPTVAANVVDTSVDELLDRLNSANLGGIEVGDQFRFTGELFASEYWYTGATGDYVVMFKAHDGADDLFVLLDESTAAGWTDGMRIEMVVENVEVELNGETSDGWLRTVSAAPVG